In Staphylococcus lloydii, the following proteins share a genomic window:
- a CDS encoding DUF4811 domain-containing protein: MIITIILTLCVFVSWLLIPHKVTRYILGSIFTFALLLMIVGITANMTHHWGMEKKVITSDKKEIYSAGSKDSPANMLIANEIGKKTNNYIMVYKNHSDDQKAQTHFKPNMDKDQLSESVKHQATYKVKDTKKATKQTRKEVWVWKSDIYKSLFSFGHNNQELIKKVTVVTVPKDTWVVLDAKQAKQLQNSQQKQNNAGTQQEQKKVMQQLASNYKKQNPEASQQQVKDYLNHQKQIQATKQIKQEIGK; this comes from the coding sequence ATGATAATAACAATTATTTTAACGTTATGTGTATTTGTTAGTTGGTTATTAATTCCTCATAAAGTCACACGTTATATATTAGGTTCTATTTTCACATTCGCCTTATTACTGATGATTGTGGGTATCACAGCTAATATGACACATCATTGGGGTATGGAGAAAAAAGTAATCACTTCTGACAAAAAAGAAATATATAGTGCTGGTTCTAAAGACAGCCCAGCCAATATGTTAATTGCTAACGAGATTGGCAAAAAGACAAACAATTATATTATGGTTTATAAGAATCATTCAGACGACCAAAAAGCCCAGACACATTTCAAACCTAACATGGATAAAGATCAATTATCAGAATCAGTTAAACACCAAGCGACGTATAAAGTGAAAGATACTAAAAAAGCGACAAAACAAACTCGCAAAGAAGTTTGGGTTTGGAAATCAGATATTTACAAATCATTATTTAGCTTCGGGCATAACAACCAAGAACTAATAAAAAAAGTGACAGTTGTAACAGTACCTAAAGATACTTGGGTCGTTTTAGATGCTAAACAGGCAAAGCAATTACAAAATTCACAACAAAAGCAAAATAATGCAGGAACTCAACAAGAACAGAAAAAAGTAATGCAACAATTAGCGAGTAACTATAAAAAGCAAAATCCAGAAGCGTCACAACAACAAGTAAAAGATTATTTAAACCACCAAAAACAAATCCAAGCAACCAAACAAATCAAACAAGAAATAGGGAAATAA
- a CDS encoding MDR family MFS transporter, protein MSTQTSKNMNLDIHGQQYKPKIIMSIILLATFAGALMQTSLGTALPTLMNDFDIDFSTAQQATTWFLLANGIMVPLSAFLATRISTKWLHVCAYGMLLIGLILTAIAPSHHDAWIIFLSGRIVTAIAVGLMMPLMQIIIINMFPINKRGTAMGLSGLAVGLAPAMGPTFAGWILDKDHVLLGITISDSWRNIFVLPIIIVAIAFVLSFFFMKDVIPNRKLKLDIYSLILSCIGFGLFLWGFSNVSSEGWDSVNYVILPIIISVIVLTLFVIRQLKSKDPFLDLRVFKSKGFTIATIGLIVVTMAMYGVEMMLPTYLQNIHGFSPFESGLTLLAGALMLGFISPISGTLYNKVGIKRLAFVGFSILTLSSIPFGFLSDNTSPTLILVLYAIRMFGIAILMMPLTTNAMDALTVEKGTHGTAVNNTARQVASSIAVALLTSVTQNIINNNMPASGLKDSNPLKYAEQAQQASIDGFNTAFMIGIFFALVGVLIVPFLKMNSTESEDK, encoded by the coding sequence ATGTCTACTCAAACAAGTAAAAATATGAACTTAGACATTCATGGACAACAATATAAACCCAAAATTATTATGAGTATTATTCTTCTAGCAACATTTGCTGGCGCACTCATGCAAACGTCATTAGGAACGGCACTGCCTACTTTGATGAATGACTTTGATATAGATTTTAGTACAGCGCAACAAGCAACGACTTGGTTTTTACTTGCCAATGGTATTATGGTGCCATTATCTGCCTTTCTAGCAACAAGAATTTCTACTAAGTGGTTACATGTCTGTGCATACGGCATGCTATTAATCGGTTTAATACTGACTGCTATCGCACCATCACATCATGATGCATGGATTATTTTCTTATCAGGTCGCATCGTAACAGCAATAGCAGTAGGACTGATGATGCCTTTAATGCAAATTATTATTATCAATATGTTTCCTATCAATAAAAGAGGAACAGCTATGGGATTGAGTGGTTTAGCTGTAGGTTTAGCACCGGCTATGGGTCCTACATTTGCAGGATGGATCTTAGATAAAGACCATGTTTTATTAGGTATTACGATTTCTGATTCATGGAGAAATATTTTTGTATTACCAATTATTATTGTAGCTATCGCATTTGTATTGAGTTTCTTTTTTATGAAGGACGTTATACCAAATCGTAAATTAAAATTAGATATTTATTCACTGATACTATCTTGTATTGGCTTCGGTCTCTTTTTATGGGGATTCTCCAATGTTTCAAGTGAAGGTTGGGACAGCGTAAACTACGTTATCCTCCCTATCATTATTAGTGTTATAGTTTTAACACTATTCGTAATAAGACAGCTCAAATCCAAAGATCCTTTCCTAGATTTACGTGTCTTCAAATCTAAAGGATTCACTATCGCAACTATTGGGTTGATTGTGGTCACTATGGCCATGTACGGTGTGGAAATGATGTTACCAACCTATTTACAAAATATTCATGGCTTTTCACCTTTTGAATCAGGTTTAACATTACTCGCTGGTGCTTTAATGCTCGGTTTTATCTCACCAATATCAGGTACGTTATATAACAAAGTGGGCATTAAACGTTTAGCTTTTGTAGGCTTTTCAATTTTAACTTTATCATCCATACCATTTGGATTTTTAAGTGATAATACATCACCTACATTAATACTTGTACTTTACGCAATTCGTATGTTCGGTATCGCCATCTTGATGATGCCTTTAACTACAAACGCAATGGATGCCTTAACTGTTGAAAAAGGAACACATGGCACAGCGGTCAATAATACAGCTAGACAAGTCGCTTCATCTATAGCCGTTGCACTATTAACTTCCGTTACACAAAATATCATTAATAACAATATGCCGGCTTCTGGCCTTAAAGATAGCAACCCTTTAAAATATGCTGAACAAGCACAACAAGCGTCAATTGACGGCTTTAATACAGCATTTATGATAGGTATCTTCTTTGCGTTAGTCGGTGTGCTCATCGTGCCATTCTTGAAAATGAATTCAACAGAAAGTGAGGACAAATAA
- a CDS encoding TetR/AcrR family transcriptional regulator, with product MGYQRKTALTQKHIKNSLITLLDIHKFDLITVNQIVEEAEITRSTFYRYYEDKYSLLSEIEEEILNQLHEARQKINQQFTEEDMFTVEVFQQLFESLESYSEAIRVLLGHNGDTSFEMKIKNEIAKRFVNLGELHHVSKVREDLVKEYLYVILIKTFQYWSANKESIDVREVAATIRDIQLKGLRKAIGI from the coding sequence ATGGGGTATCAAAGAAAGACTGCTTTAACTCAGAAGCACATTAAAAATAGTTTAATAACGTTATTAGATATACATAAATTTGACTTAATTACGGTAAACCAAATTGTGGAAGAAGCAGAAATCACAAGAAGTACTTTTTATAGATATTATGAAGATAAATATAGTCTACTATCAGAAATAGAAGAAGAAATTTTAAATCAATTACATGAAGCACGCCAGAAGATTAATCAACAATTTACGGAAGAAGATATGTTTACTGTCGAAGTGTTTCAACAATTGTTTGAAAGTTTAGAGTCGTACTCGGAAGCAATACGTGTTTTACTCGGTCATAATGGGGACACGAGTTTTGAAATGAAAATAAAAAATGAAATAGCTAAAAGGTTTGTCAATTTAGGGGAACTCCACCATGTTTCTAAAGTACGTGAGGACTTAGTGAAAGAATATTTATATGTCATTTTAATTAAAACATTCCAATATTGGTCAGCTAATAAAGAGAGTATTGACGTGAGGGAAGTTGCAGCGACGATTCGAGATATTCAATTAAAGGGTTTAAGAAAGGCGATTGGAATATAA